In Malus sylvestris chromosome 16, drMalSylv7.2, whole genome shotgun sequence, the following are encoded in one genomic region:
- the LOC126606621 gene encoding adenylate isopentenyltransferase-like yields the protein MTLHPFPTHSLHYSNFNFNTNYISHRFHLLPQLHHLYNHPTHPLHLPQRPRRWAHMATGHTSAVPRRKDKLLVIMGATGAGKSRLSLDLATRFPFFEIINSDKIQLYRGLDITTNKLPLPERLGVPHHLLGELDPRDGDFTPADFRAVAGQVVSGITNRRKVPMLVGGSNSFIHAMVADRFEPGCNVFEPGSDASLSAELRYNCCFLWVDVSMAVLTEYLSKRVDEMLDSGMFEELAEFCDPDRQDKHDPAAVPTGLRKAIGVPEFTRYFKKYPQSKRDEDDDRERRGAYEEAVRAIKDNTCQLAKRQIGKVLRLRGGGWDLRRLDATDAFRAVVATTSSDSDGGERWSDIWERQVVGPSVKIVKRFLEE from the coding sequence ATGACACTTCATCCCTTCCCAACTCACTCCCTCCATTAttccaatttcaatttcaatacGAATTATATCTCCCACCGTTTCCACTTGCTCCCGCAGCTCCACCACCTCTACAACCACCCCACTCATCCGCTTCACCTCCCCCAAAGGCCCCGCCGCTGGGCCCACATGGCCACCGGCCACACTTCCGCGGTCCCACGTCGAAAAGACAAGCTCCTCGTCATCATGGGGGCCACTGGCGCCGGCAAGTCCCGCCTCTCCCTCGACCTCGCCACCCGCTTCCCCTTCTTCGAAATCATCAACTCCGACAAAATACAACTCTACCGCGGCCTCGACATCACCACCAACAAGCTCCCCCTCCCGGAACGACTCGGCGTTCCCCACCACCTCCTCGGCGAGTTGGACCCCCGAGACGGAGATTTCACGCCCGCCGATTTTCGCGCCGTCGCCGGTCAGGTTGTTTCCGGCATTACAAATCGGAGGAAGGTGCCGATGCTCGTCGGCGGGTCAAACTCCTTCATTCACGCGATGGTCGCGGACCGTTTCGAACCGGGGTGCAATGTCTTCGAACCGGGTTCAGACGCCTCCCTCTCGGCCGAGCTCAGGTACAATTGCTGTTTTCTGTGGGTGGACGTGTCGATGGCGGTGTTGACAGAGTATCTATCGAAGCGAGTCGACGAAATGCTCGACTCGGGAATGTTCGAGGAGTTGGCCGAGTTTTGCGACCCGGATCGCCAGGACAAGCACGACCCGGCAGCGGTTCCGACCGGGCTGAGAAAGGCGATTGGAGTGCCCGAGTTCACTCGGTATTTTAAAAAATACCCACAAAGTAAAAGGGACGAGGACGATGATCGGGAGCGGAGAGGAGCATACGAAGAGGCGGTAAGGGCGATCAAGGACAACACGTGTCAGCTGGCGAAGAGGCAGATAGGGAAGGTCCTACGTTTGAGAGGGGGAGGGTGGGACCTACGGAGACTAGACGCAACGGACGCGTTTAGGGCGGTGGTTGCGACGACATCGTCGGATAGTGACGGCGGAGAGAGGTGGTCAGATATATGGGAGAGACAGGTGGTGGGACCAAGCGTGAAGATTGTGAAGCGCTTCTTGGAGGAGTAG